A single region of the Roseivivax sp. THAF197b genome encodes:
- the rnd gene encoding ribonuclease D: MQTITRTEELAAFCARAHDAPYVTVDTEFLRERTYYSKLCLVQLALPHEGEGDGDAVLVDPLSADLSLDPLVALFRDTSVVKVFHAARQDLEIFSIEFGVIPEPLFDTQVAAMVCGFGEQVGYETLVKRIARASLDKSSRFTDWSRRPLTDAQKTYALADVTHLRKIYEFLEKKLRDTGRHRWVAEELALLGDPATYVTHPEDAWRRVKTRNTSPRFLAILRELAAFREAYAQGRNVPRNRVYKDDALVELAATKPANFEDLGRSRLLLREARKGEIAQGILDAVARGQAMPKEELPKVENGPDKGQVNPALADLLRVLLKARTESSGVAPKLIAPSSDLDALASGARDVAALKGWRREVFGEDALRLCEGRIALTADGTKVSVIEL; encoded by the coding sequence ATGCAGACGATCACCCGGACCGAAGAACTGGCGGCATTCTGCGCCCGCGCCCATGACGCGCCCTATGTGACGGTCGATACCGAGTTTCTGCGAGAGCGGACATATTACTCCAAGCTGTGCCTCGTGCAGCTTGCCCTGCCGCATGAGGGCGAAGGCGACGGCGATGCGGTCCTGGTCGATCCGCTTTCTGCGGATCTGTCGCTTGATCCGCTGGTGGCGCTCTTTCGCGACACCTCGGTCGTCAAGGTGTTCCACGCCGCGCGTCAGGATCTCGAGATCTTCTCGATCGAGTTCGGTGTCATCCCCGAGCCGCTTTTCGATACGCAAGTAGCGGCGATGGTCTGCGGTTTCGGCGAACAGGTGGGCTACGAGACGCTCGTGAAGCGGATCGCGCGCGCAAGCCTCGATAAATCCTCGCGGTTCACCGACTGGTCGCGCCGACCGCTGACCGACGCGCAGAAGACCTATGCGCTGGCCGATGTGACCCATCTGCGCAAGATCTACGAATTCCTTGAAAAGAAGCTGCGCGATACCGGGCGCCACCGCTGGGTGGCGGAGGAACTGGCGCTCCTGGGCGATCCCGCAACCTATGTGACCCATCCCGAGGATGCCTGGCGCCGGGTCAAGACCCGCAATACCAGCCCGCGTTTCCTCGCCATTCTGCGCGAGTTGGCCGCGTTCCGTGAAGCCTACGCGCAAGGGCGCAACGTGCCGCGCAACCGGGTCTACAAGGACGATGCGCTGGTGGAGCTTGCCGCGACGAAGCCCGCCAATTTCGAGGATCTCGGCCGCTCGCGCCTGTTGCTGCGCGAGGCGCGGAAAGGCGAAATCGCGCAAGGGATCCTCGATGCGGTGGCCCGCGGGCAGGCCATGCCCAAGGAGGAGCTGCCCAAGGTCGAGAACGGTCCCGACAAGGGACAGGTGAACCCGGCGCTGGCCGATCTCCTGCGGGTGCTTTTGAAGGCGCGCACGGAAAGCTCGGGCGTGGCGCCGAAACTGATTGCGCCCTCCTCCGATCTCGATGCGCTGGCCAGCGGCGCGCGCGATGTGGCGGCGCTAAAGGGCTGGCGGCGCGAGGTATTCGGCGAAGACGCGCTGCGGCTCTGCGAGGGGCGAATCGCACTGACCGCCGATGGCACGAAGGTCTCCGTGATCGAACTTTGA
- the purN gene encoding phosphoribosylglycinamide formyltransferase, with protein sequence MKRVAVLISGGGSNMVALAESMTGDHPARPVLVLANSADAGGLEKARAMGVEADFVDHRPFKGDRAAFEHVLHERLMAANPDILCLAGFMRVLTEGFVSRWQGRMLNIHPSLLPKYRGLHTHARAIEAGDAEHGCTVHEVTPALDDGPILGQARVLIEPGDTPEALAARVLEQEHRLYPACLRRFAAGDRSRHDI encoded by the coding sequence ATGAAGCGTGTCGCGGTGCTGATTTCCGGCGGCGGCTCGAACATGGTGGCGCTGGCTGAAAGCATGACGGGCGATCACCCCGCGCGCCCCGTTCTGGTGCTGGCCAACAGCGCCGATGCGGGCGGGCTGGAGAAGGCGCGCGCGATGGGGGTCGAGGCCGATTTCGTCGATCACCGCCCCTTCAAGGGGGATCGCGCGGCCTTTGAGCACGTGCTGCATGAGCGGCTGATGGCGGCCAATCCCGACATCCTCTGCCTTGCGGGTTTCATGCGCGTTCTGACCGAAGGATTCGTGTCGCGCTGGCAGGGCCGGATGCTGAACATTCACCCCTCGCTCCTGCCGAAATATCGCGGGCTGCACACCCATGCCCGCGCGATCGAGGCCGGGGATGCGGAACATGGCTGCACCGTGCACGAGGTCACGCCCGCGCTCGATGATGGTCCGATCCTGGGACAGGCACGCGTGCTGATCGAGCCGGGCGATACACCCGAGGCGCTGGCCGCCCGCGTGCTGGAGCAGGAGCATCGCCTCTATCCGGCCTGCCTGCGCCGCTTTGCCGCCGGAGATCGCAGCCGTCACGACATCTGA
- the purM gene encoding phosphoribosylformylglycinamidine cyclo-ligase, whose translation MTQGKSPITYADAGVDIDAGNALVDRIKPAAKRTDRPGTMAGLGGFGALFDLKAAGYTDPVLVAATDGVGTKLRIAIDTGNYDSVGIDLVAMCVNDLVCQGAEPLFFLDYFATGKLELDAAATVIEGIAEGCEAANTALIGGETAEMPGMYPPGDFDLAGFAVGALERGAALPADVTEGDVLLGLASNGVHSNGYSLVRKLVEHSGLGWDAKCPWGEGTLGAALLAPTRLYVTPCLSAIRAGGVHALAHITGGGLTENLPRVLPQSLGAEIDLGAWDLPPVFGWLKEQGALDAAEMLKTFNCGIGMVMVVTPDRALRIVEELSAAGEEVCVIGQVGGAPGVRYAGDLA comes from the coding sequence ATGACCCAAGGCAAATCCCCGATCACCTATGCCGATGCAGGCGTGGACATCGACGCGGGCAACGCGCTTGTGGACCGGATCAAGCCCGCCGCGAAACGGACCGACCGGCCCGGCACCATGGCGGGCCTCGGCGGGTTCGGCGCGTTGTTCGACCTGAAGGCGGCGGGCTACACCGACCCGGTTCTGGTCGCCGCGACGGACGGGGTGGGCACCAAGCTGCGCATCGCCATCGACACGGGCAATTACGACAGCGTCGGCATCGATCTTGTCGCGATGTGCGTGAACGATCTCGTCTGTCAGGGCGCGGAGCCCTTGTTCTTTCTGGATTATTTCGCCACCGGCAAGCTTGAGCTCGATGCCGCTGCAACCGTGATCGAAGGCATCGCGGAGGGCTGTGAAGCGGCCAATACCGCCCTGATCGGCGGTGAGACCGCCGAGATGCCGGGCATGTATCCGCCCGGTGATTTCGACCTTGCAGGCTTTGCCGTGGGCGCGCTCGAGCGGGGCGCGGCGCTGCCCGCCGATGTGACCGAGGGCGACGTGCTTCTGGGGCTTGCCTCGAACGGGGTGCATTCCAACGGCTACAGCCTCGTGCGCAAGCTCGTCGAGCATTCGGGCCTCGGCTGGGACGCGAAATGCCCCTGGGGCGAGGGCACGCTGGGCGCGGCCCTGCTGGCGCCCACGCGGCTTTACGTGACGCCCTGCCTGTCGGCCATTCGGGCAGGCGGCGTGCATGCGCTGGCTCATATCACCGGCGGCGGGCTCACGGAGAACCTGCCGCGCGTTCTGCCTCAGAGCCTCGGGGCCGAGATCGACCTTGGCGCCTGGGATCTGCCGCCGGTCTTCGGCTGGCTGAAAGAGCAGGGCGCGCTGGACGCGGCCGAGATGCTAAAGACCTTCAATTGCGGCATCGGCATGGTGATGGTCGTCACGCCCGACCGCGCCCTCCGCATCGTCGAGGAGCTGTCCGCCGCGGGCGAGGAGGTCTGCGTGATCGGCCAGGTCGGGGGCGCGCCGGGCGTGCGCTATGCGGGCGATCTTGCATGA
- a CDS encoding LysR substrate-binding domain-containing protein, producing the protein MTLLHDSHDLWPKFFDAAFGGEVELSRGLRFNQTTLTIDAALAGQGIALASRFLVQRDLEAGHLVQPLDNTLEGGLDFYLLTPRQGASDASLHVRDWLLGMSNQGT; encoded by the coding sequence GTGACGCTTCTGCACGACTCGCATGATCTCTGGCCGAAGTTCTTTGATGCAGCCTTCGGCGGCGAGGTCGAGCTGTCGCGCGGACTTCGGTTCAACCAGACAACACTGACGATTGACGCGGCCCTGGCTGGACAGGGTATTGCCTTGGCAAGCCGTTTCCTCGTTCAGCGAGATCTGGAGGCCGGGCACCTTGTGCAGCCGCTCGACAACACTCTCGAAGGTGGTCTCGACTTCTATCTCCTGACGCCCCGACAAGGCGCTTCCGATGCCTCATTGCACGTGCGGGACTGGCTGCTCGGCATGTCGAACCAAGGCACCTAA
- a CDS encoding LysR substrate-binding domain-containing protein, with amino-acid sequence MPEDDRTPTFASKWLIPRLAEFTDAHPGIDLRITATERVASFHADGIDLAVRQGRPSFGASLHADLLFPQVVIAVCSPNLIAGQNTPSTRMFCRA; translated from the coding sequence TTGCCGGAGGATGACAGGACGCCGACCTTCGCGTCGAAGTGGCTCATTCCCCGGCTCGCGGAGTTCACCGACGCCCATCCCGGGATCGACCTGCGCATTACCGCCACCGAGCGCGTCGCGAGCTTTCATGCCGACGGGATCGACCTCGCGGTGCGGCAGGGACGGCCGTCCTTCGGGGCGAGCTTGCACGCAGATCTCCTGTTCCCGCAGGTGGTCATCGCCGTTTGCTCGCCCAACCTGATCGCCGGTCAAAATACCCCCTCGACGCGCATGTTTTGTCGCGCGTGA
- a CDS encoding histidine kinase dimerization/phosphoacceptor domain -containing protein, with amino-acid sequence MEAAPHPLQQARLAALHSFEVLDTDPERDFDEIVKLAAATCGTAISVINFIDAERQWFKAETGLGVRETPLATSLCAHVILEEDFVEIRDTLNDPRMQDNPLCCGEPGLRFYAGALLRTDEGLPLGTLCILDYEPRQLTALQRDTLRVLSRQVMALLESRKALRTADVLRREVDHRVKNSLQSLSSFTRFQRRAFASEDAKLALTMVGTRIDALSHLHEQLYRTDEHSSVDLGAFIQRVCAHLASFAPHGVELMVETVPITVSPQQAAAVGTYLNEFIANSYKHGFPNGEKGVVRVQLTRTEDHLVELVCSDTGIGLQDVSTTSHVGLGMKIAEVVCMELETELDLRNGEDGVVAILRFEPQSL; translated from the coding sequence GTGGAGGCTGCACCTCATCCACTCCAACAGGCACGGCTTGCGGCGCTGCATTCATTCGAAGTTCTCGACACTGACCCGGAACGCGACTTCGATGAAATCGTGAAGCTGGCAGCGGCCACCTGCGGCACCGCGATCTCGGTGATCAACTTCATCGACGCCGAGCGCCAATGGTTCAAAGCGGAAACTGGCCTCGGCGTTCGGGAGACCCCGCTGGCCACGTCGCTCTGCGCGCATGTCATCCTCGAAGAAGACTTCGTCGAAATCCGGGACACGCTCAATGATCCTCGGATGCAGGATAACCCGCTCTGCTGCGGCGAGCCCGGCCTGCGGTTCTATGCGGGCGCGCTTCTGAGAACGGATGAAGGATTGCCCCTCGGCACGCTTTGCATCCTGGACTACGAACCCCGGCAACTCACGGCCCTGCAGCGGGATACATTGCGGGTTCTGTCCCGCCAGGTCATGGCGCTACTCGAGTCCCGAAAAGCCTTGCGCACGGCTGATGTGCTCCGTCGGGAAGTGGATCACAGGGTCAAGAACTCGCTTCAATCGCTTTCGTCCTTCACCCGCTTTCAACGGAGGGCGTTTGCGTCGGAGGACGCCAAGCTGGCTTTGACGATGGTGGGCACGCGTATCGACGCGCTCAGCCATCTGCATGAGCAACTCTATCGCACAGACGAGCACAGTTCGGTCGACCTTGGGGCGTTCATTCAAAGGGTCTGCGCCCATCTTGCCAGCTTTGCGCCCCACGGAGTTGAGCTCATGGTCGAAACCGTACCGATCACCGTGTCGCCCCAGCAGGCTGCGGCTGTCGGCACCTACCTAAACGAGTTCATCGCGAATTCCTACAAGCACGGCTTTCCCAATGGCGAGAAAGGTGTCGTCCGCGTTCAATTGACCAGGACCGAGGATCACCTCGTCGAACTCGTCTGTTCGGACACCGGCATTGGCCTCCAGGACGTCTCTACGACCTCTCATGTCGGTTTGGGTATGAAGATTGCCGAGGTCGTCTGCATGGAGCTCGAAACCGAGCTCGACCTCCGCAATGGCGAGGATGGTGTCGTCGCGATCCTGCGGTTCGAACCACAATCTCTTTAG
- a CDS encoding carbohydrate ABC transporter permease, protein MTDVIDAPPGSRRGFVLRAVVVVFMLGWLCFALFPILWVALMSLRLPVDALSSNPWDVLLGPQTAAARGGPSGLALIAALTAALAGLWFAPRSRAVAVVFVILAAGALVAGFGGAPIWGVTFEHYRAVWIGDRFYENLMNSALVTAGVVAISLTVGSLAGYALSRMSGRLALMVLIAALALRALPHSVIVAGYLPLFVESRALLAPIFGDAAPTLYGQPWAVIVVLVAINQPFTIWMMQSFFRNVPVELDEAAVIDGCSPLQVFRHIMVPVMWPGVLTAGVFSFLLAYNDYLVCALLLDAQSQTMVPAITQYFNRETTATDQMRAIAAAVSITLPLIALTLAFQRQLVDGLTAGAVKG, encoded by the coding sequence ATGACGGACGTGATCGATGCGCCGCCCGGCTCTCGCCGTGGCTTTGTGCTGCGGGCCGTGGTGGTGGTTTTCATGCTCGGCTGGCTGTGCTTTGCGCTCTTTCCGATCCTGTGGGTTGCGTTGATGAGCCTGCGTCTGCCCGTGGACGCCCTTTCGTCCAATCCTTGGGATGTGCTTCTCGGACCGCAGACTGCAGCAGCACGCGGAGGTCCTTCGGGCTTGGCGTTGATCGCGGCGCTGACGGCGGCCTTGGCGGGGCTGTGGTTTGCGCCACGCTCGCGCGCGGTCGCGGTCGTTTTCGTCATTCTGGCCGCCGGAGCGCTTGTCGCGGGCTTCGGCGGTGCGCCGATTTGGGGCGTCACGTTCGAACATTACCGGGCCGTATGGATCGGCGACCGGTTCTACGAGAACCTGATGAACTCGGCGCTGGTGACCGCAGGTGTCGTGGCGATTTCCCTGACGGTCGGGAGCCTTGCCGGATACGCGCTCTCGCGCATGAGCGGCCGCCTGGCACTGATGGTGCTGATCGCGGCGCTTGCGCTTCGGGCGCTGCCGCATTCGGTCATCGTGGCCGGTTATCTGCCCCTTTTCGTGGAGAGCCGGGCATTGCTTGCCCCGATATTCGGAGATGCGGCCCCGACCCTTTACGGCCAGCCCTGGGCCGTCATCGTCGTCCTCGTCGCGATCAACCAGCCGTTCACGATCTGGATGATGCAGAGCTTCTTTCGCAACGTGCCGGTGGAGTTGGACGAGGCGGCCGTGATCGACGGCTGCTCACCGCTGCAGGTCTTCCGCCATATCATGGTGCCTGTCATGTGGCCCGGCGTGTTGACGGCAGGTGTCTTCAGTTTTCTGTTGGCGTATAACGATTATCTGGTCTGCGCCCTGTTGCTGGACGCACAAAGCCAGACGATGGTGCCTGCCATCACGCAGTACTTCAATCGTGAGACCACGGCCACGGACCAGATGCGCGCCATCGCCGCCGCGGTCTCCATAACGCTGCCGCTGATCGCGCTCACGCTCGCGTTCCAGCGCCAGTTGGTCGATGGCCTGACCGCCGGCGCCGTGAAGGGGTGA
- a CDS encoding carbohydrate ABC transporter permease, producing the protein MSTRALWAFVAPSILMMVLCIGVPLVLVFGQSMHQTRTVFETVEIERCTPGFPQPRCETATEQRAVAGPDGAPLRERVFVGGENYASIVRPDRIAEAIETADPTQLSGVEFWSALRFTLTFTLLTQPFVVALGLAVALATEATVPRLRGMVTFAALLPFVITPIIGALSVRWLFIGDGVLTAALERLTGTELALFAQGWTLEALMMLYRVWSTTPFAFIVFYAGLRTVDQSLLEAATIDGANRWQRLRYVTIPHLAPLILFVTLIGLMDGYRVYEEIVGFSAAPRVVSLQWITVEYLTPDETGNRAVGRASASAALTVAGVMVLLTPALVRFWRERRRA; encoded by the coding sequence ATGTCCACACGTGCTCTCTGGGCCTTCGTCGCGCCCTCGATCCTGATGATGGTGCTGTGTATCGGCGTGCCGCTCGTTCTGGTGTTCGGCCAGAGCATGCATCAGACAAGGACCGTGTTCGAGACGGTCGAGATCGAGCGCTGCACGCCCGGCTTTCCGCAGCCGCGCTGCGAGACCGCGACGGAGCAGCGTGCGGTTGCGGGACCGGATGGCGCGCCGTTGCGCGAGAGGGTTTTCGTCGGCGGCGAGAACTACGCGAGCATCGTGCGGCCGGACCGGATCGCCGAAGCAATCGAGACGGCTGACCCGACGCAACTGAGCGGTGTGGAGTTCTGGTCGGCCTTGCGCTTCACCTTGACCTTCACGCTTCTCACGCAACCCTTCGTCGTGGCACTCGGCCTCGCCGTGGCACTGGCGACAGAGGCGACGGTACCAAGGCTGCGGGGTATGGTCACCTTCGCCGCGCTGCTTCCCTTCGTCATCACCCCCATTATCGGTGCCTTGTCCGTGCGCTGGCTGTTCATCGGGGACGGCGTTCTGACCGCCGCCCTGGAACGGCTCACAGGGACCGAACTCGCCTTGTTTGCGCAAGGCTGGACGCTCGAAGCGCTCATGATGCTCTACCGGGTCTGGAGCACGACGCCGTTCGCCTTCATCGTGTTCTATGCAGGCCTGCGGACCGTGGACCAATCGCTTCTCGAGGCTGCGACGATCGATGGCGCGAACCGCTGGCAGCGGCTCAGATATGTCACGATCCCCCACCTGGCGCCGCTGATCCTGTTCGTGACGTTGATCGGCCTGATGGACGGCTACCGCGTCTATGAGGAAATCGTCGGGTTTTCCGCGGCGCCAAGGGTCGTGTCGCTGCAATGGATCACCGTGGAATATCTGACCCCGGACGAAACCGGGAACCGCGCGGTCGGCCGGGCGTCTGCAAGCGCGGCCCTGACCGTTGCTGGCGTCATGGTCCTTCTCACGCCGGCCCTCGTACGCTTCTGGCGGGAAAGGAGACGCGCATGA
- a CDS encoding ABC transporter substrate-binding protein: protein MDLRTLSLAALTFTVASSAHAACDFENDVEIRALTAGFQAWKSATAAMAACGNFEAELDQEFRVKQPAAFAADPALYQLGGVANGTLTPLVQAGTIRPLDDLVAQYGQDLTENQLIRVDGQIMAIAMMVNAQHIMYRSDIFEELGLSAPETWEEVLAASAEIQESGEMEYPLGMTFNAGWSLGQEFNNIFAGFGGEHFDADGGPAVDGEAGRQTLSLMRDLTEYMDPEFFSADATAVQRKMQQGEIAIAQLWASRASAMDDPAESTVVGNVALAAAPRAMPDGPASATLFWDGIVIPTNITDEEAEAAFRVALEGIDRETADANRDDAVWLAKGHEYGPLAEGVVATVSNGAAPYPSTPRMGLMHGAISRAVGAFLAGDLELDAALSQIESDYRERAVEAGLLDG from the coding sequence ATGGATTTGCGTACACTTTCTCTCGCCGCCTTGACGTTTACTGTCGCTTCCTCGGCGCATGCCGCTTGTGATTTCGAAAACGATGTCGAGATACGGGCCCTGACCGCGGGCTTTCAGGCATGGAAATCTGCAACAGCGGCAATGGCGGCCTGCGGGAATTTCGAGGCTGAGCTTGATCAGGAATTCCGTGTGAAGCAACCGGCGGCGTTCGCGGCTGATCCCGCCCTGTATCAGCTCGGCGGTGTTGCAAACGGCACGCTGACCCCCTTGGTGCAAGCAGGCACGATCCGCCCTCTGGACGATCTGGTCGCGCAATACGGGCAGGATCTGACCGAGAACCAGTTGATCCGCGTGGACGGTCAGATCATGGCGATTGCCATGATGGTGAATGCGCAGCACATCATGTACCGCAGCGATATCTTCGAAGAGCTTGGCCTGTCCGCGCCTGAAACCTGGGAAGAGGTCCTCGCCGCGTCGGCGGAGATCCAAGAGAGCGGGGAGATGGAATACCCGCTCGGTATGACGTTCAATGCCGGCTGGTCACTGGGCCAGGAATTCAACAACATCTTTGCGGGCTTCGGTGGCGAGCACTTCGACGCAGATGGCGGACCGGCGGTCGATGGGGAGGCCGGGCGTCAGACCCTGTCGCTCATGCGCGATCTGACCGAATACATGGATCCGGAATTCTTCTCCGCCGATGCCACGGCCGTTCAACGCAAGATGCAGCAGGGCGAGATCGCAATCGCGCAGCTTTGGGCCAGCCGGGCAAGTGCGATGGACGATCCGGCGGAAAGCACTGTCGTCGGCAACGTGGCGCTCGCTGCCGCGCCGCGTGCCATGCCCGATGGGCCAGCCTCGGCAACCTTGTTCTGGGATGGCATCGTCATCCCGACCAATATCACCGACGAAGAGGCTGAAGCCGCCTTTCGGGTCGCCCTGGAGGGCATCGACCGGGAGACTGCCGATGCCAATCGCGATGATGCCGTGTGGCTCGCGAAAGGGCACGAATATGGACCGCTCGCCGAGGGTGTCGTGGCGACCGTCTCCAATGGGGCGGCGCCCTATCCATCGACGCCTCGTATGGGGCTGATGCATGGTGCCATCTCTCGCGCGGTCGGCGCGTTCCTGGCCGGTGATCTCGAACTCGATGCCGCATTGAGCCAGATCGAAAGCGATTATCGCGAGCGTGCCGTGGAGGCCGGGCTGCTGGACGGCTGA
- a CDS encoding endonuclease/exonuclease/phosphatase family protein translates to MKLLCTAVSWNIHRGRGADGQVDPVRTLRALEQEVCPRKDLDILALQEADEETPPHAGILDPEAVQHVTGLVHAQTNPRHRWSEHSHGFLGTVLFLRADWSVHHVDMIDLPGHCHRGAVALEVDRGGSALRIISTHLSLWQPLRLVQMRTLGQYIFRRPKMQTILLGDLNEWRPWGGLAFSPRLIGTPLTGPARATFPVGRPVLPLDRILTDVPDSVHEAQVLDGPGIRSCSDHRPLRARIALAG, encoded by the coding sequence ATGAAACTTCTGTGCACAGCAGTGTCTTGGAATATTCACCGAGGCCGGGGAGCCGACGGGCAAGTCGATCCTGTGCGAACCCTCCGGGCGCTCGAGCAGGAAGTCTGCCCGCGGAAAGACCTCGATATTCTTGCCCTGCAGGAGGCGGACGAGGAAACGCCGCCTCACGCGGGAATTCTCGATCCGGAGGCGGTTCAGCATGTGACGGGCCTCGTTCATGCTCAGACAAATCCGAGGCATCGATGGAGCGAACACAGCCACGGCTTTCTTGGCACTGTCCTTTTCTTGCGAGCCGACTGGTCGGTCCACCACGTGGACATGATCGATCTACCGGGCCATTGCCATCGTGGTGCCGTCGCTCTCGAGGTGGACCGGGGAGGTAGCGCCCTGCGCATCATATCTACCCATCTATCCCTGTGGCAGCCGCTGAGGCTCGTCCAGATGCGCACGCTCGGTCAGTATATCTTTCGTCGGCCGAAGATGCAGACGATCCTGCTGGGCGATCTCAACGAATGGCGGCCCTGGGGCGGATTGGCTTTCTCGCCCCGTCTGATCGGGACACCTCTCACCGGGCCCGCAAGAGCGACGTTCCCGGTGGGACGCCCGGTTTTGCCCCTCGACCGAATATTGACGGACGTTCCTGACAGCGTTCACGAGGCGCAAGTACTCGACGGGCCGGGCATTCGGTCATGTTCGGACCACAGACCCTTGCGCGCCAGAATTGCGTTGGCCGGATAA
- a CDS encoding YdeI/OmpD-associated family protein, protein MKRPAHAMPEFVRRALELEGLKDRYDQRPWYQRNDYIGWINSAKREETKQKRLDQMLRELKAGDVYMKMDWRAGRRSDN, encoded by the coding sequence TTGAAACGCCCCGCACACGCGATGCCCGAATTCGTTCGACGAGCCCTGGAATTGGAGGGCTTGAAAGACCGCTACGACCAACGCCCGTGGTATCAGCGCAATGACTATATCGGTTGGATAAATTCTGCGAAACGTGAAGAGACGAAGCAGAAGCGCCTCGATCAAATGCTTCGAGAGCTCAAAGCGGGCGATGTCTACATGAAGATGGATTGGCGGGCCGGGCGACGCTCCGACAACTGA
- a CDS encoding GFA family protein, which yields MQYSGGCACGALRYHVQNSPFSSVHCHCESCRKATGSPMTSYFGVGRAQVSWDGSRSFYNSSSGVTRGFCGHCGTPMLYMCTRWPGEIHLFAATLDDPTLYKPTAHVHWAERVPWLTVHDGLPRYDGRAE from the coding sequence ATGCAATACAGTGGTGGCTGCGCTTGCGGAGCTCTTCGATATCACGTCCAGAACTCCCCGTTTTCGTCGGTGCATTGCCATTGTGAAAGTTGCCGAAAGGCGACCGGATCGCCAATGACGAGTTATTTTGGCGTGGGTCGGGCGCAAGTCTCATGGGACGGTTCGCGCAGTTTCTACAACTCCTCGTCAGGTGTCACTCGCGGGTTTTGCGGTCATTGTGGCACGCCGATGCTTTACATGTGCACCCGCTGGCCCGGAGAAATTCATCTCTTCGCTGCAACCTTGGATGATCCGACACTCTACAAGCCAACTGCCCATGTGCATTGGGCAGAGCGTGTGCCGTGGTTAACTGTGCATGATGGACTGCCAAGATATGATGGCCGCGCAGAATGA
- a CDS encoding fumarylacetoacetate hydrolase family protein, which translates to MKLVRYGAQGAEKPGLIDATGRVRDLSGVVPDIAGDTLRRAGLRALHDLDIESLPLVDGTPQEDLRLGACVGKIGKFICIGLNYADHAEEAGMPIPPEPIIFNKWTSAVCGPNDAIQIPRGSVKTDWEVELGIVIGEPGAYIDEAQAMDHVAGYCVINDVSEREYQLERAGTWDKGKGCDTFGPTGPWLVTPDEIGNVDDLEMWLDVDGERMQSGNTATLIFKVPELIAYCSRFMSLQPGDVISTGTPPGVGMGFKPPRYLKGGEVVTLGIAGLGAQSSPVLPDNSTA; encoded by the coding sequence ATGAAACTTGTACGTTACGGCGCGCAGGGCGCCGAGAAGCCGGGCCTGATCGACGCAACAGGCCGCGTCCGCGATCTGTCGGGCGTGGTGCCAGATATCGCGGGCGACACGCTTCGCCGCGCGGGCCTCCGCGCGCTTCATGACCTCGATATCGAAAGCCTCCCCCTGGTCGACGGCACCCCGCAGGAGGACCTGCGTCTCGGCGCCTGCGTGGGCAAAATCGGCAAGTTCATCTGCATCGGTCTGAACTACGCCGATCATGCCGAAGAGGCCGGGATGCCGATCCCGCCCGAGCCGATCATCTTCAACAAGTGGACCTCCGCGGTCTGCGGGCCGAACGACGCGATCCAGATCCCCCGCGGCTCGGTCAAGACCGACTGGGAGGTGGAGCTGGGCATCGTGATCGGCGAGCCGGGCGCCTATATCGACGAGGCCCAAGCGATGGACCACGTGGCAGGCTACTGCGTCATCAACGACGTCTCCGAACGCGAGTATCAGCTCGAGCGGGCCGGAACCTGGGACAAGGGCAAGGGCTGCGATACCTTCGGCCCGACGGGCCCATGGCTCGTGACGCCCGACGAGATCGGCAATGTCGACGATCTGGAGATGTGGCTCGACGTGGACGGTGAGCGGATGCAGAGCGGCAATACTGCGACGCTCATCTTCAAGGTGCCCGAGTTGATCGCCTATTGCAGCCGGTTCATGAGCCTGCAGCCGGGTGACGTCATTTCCACCGGAACGCCTCCGGGGGTCGGCATGGGGTTCAAACCACCGCGCTATCTGAAAGGAGGCGAGGTCGTGACGCTGGGGATCGCTGGTCTGGGCGCGCAGAGCTCACCTGTGCTGCCCGACAATTCGACGGCCTGA